A region of Catenibacterium mitsuokai DNA encodes the following proteins:
- a CDS encoding transposase, which yields MEQMTITAKIQIIAAETDKILLDETMSVYRNACNYVSDYVFRTHDLKQFSLNKALYSTLREKFNLKSQMAQSVLKTVIARYKTILENQNEWIKPSFKKPQYDLVWNRDYSLTQNRFSINTLNGRVKLSYFSDGMSKYFDHTIYKFGTAKLVNKHGKYYLHIPVTYEIEESNISDICNVVGIDRGINFVVATYDSKHKSGFVSGKAIKQKRANYSKLRKELQMRHTPSSRRRLKAIGQRENRWMQDINHQVSKALVENNPKHTLFVLEDLSGIRNATERVKTKYRYVSVSWSFYDLEQKLIYKAKQNQSSVIKVDPRNTSQCCPCCGHVEKSNRNKKIHLFTCKKCGYKSNDDRIGAMNLYRMGINYLADSQVPNTVVTE from the coding sequence ATGGAACAGATGACTATTACAGCCAAAATTCAAATAATCGCAGCTGAAACAGATAAGATTTTGCTTGATGAAACTATGTCTGTTTATCGTAATGCCTGTAATTATGTTTCAGACTATGTATTCCGCACTCATGACTTAAAGCAGTTTTCACTTAATAAAGCTTTGTATTCTACTTTACGAGAAAAGTTTAACCTTAAATCGCAGATGGCTCAGTCTGTTTTGAAGACTGTTATCGCCAGATATAAGACCATTCTTGAAAATCAGAATGAGTGGATTAAACCATCGTTCAAAAAGCCTCAGTACGACCTGGTTTGGAACAGAGATTATTCCTTGACACAAAACCGTTTTTCAATCAATACGCTTAATGGTCGTGTGAAGTTATCTTATTTTTCAGATGGAATGTCTAAGTATTTCGATCATACGATTTATAAGTTTGGTACTGCCAAACTTGTAAATAAACATGGTAAATACTATCTGCATATACCAGTTACCTATGAGATTGAAGAAAGTAATATTTCTGACATCTGTAATGTTGTAGGTATTGACAGAGGTATTAACTTTGTTGTTGCAACTTATGACAGCAAACATAAGTCTGGATTTGTTAGTGGTAAAGCTATTAAGCAGAAACGTGCTAACTATTCCAAGCTTCGTAAGGAACTTCAAATGCGACATACGCCATCCTCAAGACGAAGACTGAAAGCTATCGGTCAGCGAGAAAACCGTTGGATGCAGGATATTAACCATCAGGTATCGAAGGCACTCGTTGAAAACAACCCAAAGCACACTCTCTTTGTATTGGAAGATTTATCAGGTATTCGTAATGCTACAGAACGTGTCAAAACAAAATATCGTTATGTTTCTGTATCATGGTCTTTCTATGACCTTGAGCAGAAACTAATCTACAAAGCAAAACAGAATCAGTCTTCTGTTATTAAGGTAGACCCTCGCAATACAAGTCAGTGCTGCCCTTGCTGTGGACATGTTGAAAAGTCTAACCGCAATAAGAAGATACATCTGTTTACTTGCAAAAAATGTGGCTATAAATCTAATGATGACCGCATTGGAGCTATGAATCTGTATCGTATGGGAATAAACTATCTTGCAGATAGCCAAGTACCTAATACAGTTGTAACAGAGTAA
- the recF gene encoding DNA replication/repair protein RecF (All proteins in this family for which functions are known are DNA-binding proteins that assist the filamentation of RecA onto DNA for the initiation of recombination or recombinational repair.) gives MEIKTLNLIQFRNYEKQTFHFHPLVNIIIGDNAQGKTNILEAIYLLSTTRSFKSRMLDEMIMFDQSYTRVSGHIVNGTRPYDLKVVVSKEGKKAFINDKAVSKTSDYLGYFNVILFTPQDLQLIKGSPKMRRTLIDTEISKISPIYMFNLNKYNKLMKERNKYLKMLYDGHKEPDMYLEVLSEEMAELEEDLIQRRMKFIELLNEISGQMYAYISGKEKLVLRYHTQFKDISKEGILDKYKKNYKRDIFQGTTVDGIHKDDLKIFLDENDAGMFASQGQQRSIILSMKIALVEIVKMQIGEYPVLLLDDVLSELDEERKMKLLNLIDHKVQTFITTTHFDLGYHHSLDDALVLRIEKGTLKEDK, from the coding sequence ATGGAAATCAAAACGCTTAATCTGATTCAATTTCGTAATTATGAAAAGCAGACCTTTCATTTTCATCCACTGGTTAATATTATCATTGGGGATAATGCACAGGGTAAAACGAATATACTTGAAGCAATTTATCTCTTGTCAACAACAAGAAGCTTTAAGTCCCGTATGCTTGATGAAATGATCATGTTTGATCAGTCTTATACACGTGTGTCAGGTCATATTGTGAATGGTACACGTCCTTATGATTTAAAGGTTGTTGTGTCTAAAGAAGGCAAGAAGGCTTTTATTAATGATAAGGCTGTGAGTAAGACAAGTGATTATCTGGGTTATTTTAATGTGATCTTATTTACTCCTCAGGATCTGCAATTGATTAAAGGATCTCCTAAGATGAGACGTACTTTGATAGATACTGAGATTTCTAAGATTTCACCAATCTATATGTTTAACTTGAATAAATATAATAAGTTGATGAAGGAAAGAAATAAGTACTTAAAGATGCTTTATGATGGACATAAGGAACCAGATATGTATCTAGAGGTACTGAGTGAGGAGATGGCAGAATTAGAAGAAGATCTGATTCAAAGACGTATGAAGTTCATAGAGTTATTGAATGAGATCAGTGGACAGATGTATGCCTATATTTCTGGTAAAGAAAAGCTTGTTTTGAGATATCATACGCAGTTCAAGGATATTTCAAAAGAGGGTATTCTTGATAAATATAAAAAGAATTATAAGCGAGATATATTCCAAGGAACTACCGTAGATGGTATTCATAAGGATGATTTAAAAATCTTTTTAGATGAGAATGATGCAGGTATGTTTGCATCCCAGGGACAGCAGCGTTCTATCATCTTATCGATGAAGATTGCATTAGTGGAGATTGTGAAGATGCAGATAGGTGAGTATCCTGTCTTGTTGTTAGATGATGTATTGAGTGAATTAGATGAAGAGAGAAAGATGAAGCTTTTGAATCTGATTGATCATAAAGTACAGACATTTATTACAACAACGCATTTTGATTTAGGTTATCATCATTCACTCGATGATGCTTTGGTTTTAAGAATAGAGAAAGGAACGTTGAAGGAGGATAAGTAA
- the gyrA gene encoding DNA gyrase subunit A, with protein sequence MEQRGIKDIQLTGEMKKSFMEYAMSVIVARALPDAKDGLKPVQRRIIHGMNELGCYSDKPYKKSARIVGEVMGKYHPHGDSSIYEALVRMAQGFSYRYMLVDGHGNFGSIDGDGAAAMRYTESRMSKIAMEMVRDINKDTVDFVPNYDGEEKEPNVLPSRIPNLLINGSTGIAVGMATNIPSHNLGEVVDAILAVSKNPDITITELMDNYIPGPDFPTGAYILGRGAIKKAYETGNGLIVMRAKTDIEDIGSNKKAIIVTELPYMVNKARLIEKIAAHVKEKNIDGITELRDESDREGIRIVIELRRDVQPEVILNQLYKLTALQTTFGVNNIALVNGEPKTLSLKEMINVYLEHQEDVIRRRTLFDLKKAEDRAHILDGLKRAIDQIDAIINLIRSSRTTEIIQQRLMDEFDMSERQAKAIREMQLQRLAGLEREKIENELNTLLETIADLKDILANKERIIAIIDQELLEIKAKYGDKRRTEIIQGSFDIEDEDLIPEEDVVISLTNNGYVKRMPIDTYKAQNRGGKGIKGMSTNNDDVVDSLMNMSTHDDLLIFTNFGKVYRMKGYNIPEFGRQAKGLPIINLLNMDKDEQVKTMISITPSEVDESHFLFFVTKDGLVKRTGLPEFENIRQSGKLALTLREGDELVDVKLTNGKSEILLAAANGKAIRFDENDVRPMGRSASGVKGMNVDDSHIIGVTTNTEGQNILIITEKGYGKMSPLEEYRLSKRGGKGVKTVNITEKNGELVSIKAVEGNEDLMIITNEGIIIRLPMEQVKSAGRATQGVRLIKVGEGASVSSITVVDKESEEETTEE encoded by the coding sequence ATGGAACAAAGAGGTATTAAAGATATACAGTTAACAGGTGAAATGAAGAAATCATTCATGGAATATGCGATGAGTGTTATTGTGGCTAGAGCTCTTCCTGATGCGAAAGATGGTTTAAAGCCAGTACAGAGACGTATTATTCATGGTATGAATGAATTAGGCTGTTATAGTGATAAGCCTTATAAGAAGTCTGCCCGTATTGTTGGGGAAGTCATGGGGAAATATCACCCACATGGTGATAGTTCTATTTATGAAGCTCTTGTACGTATGGCACAGGGTTTCTCATATAGATATATGTTGGTAGATGGACATGGTAACTTTGGTTCTATTGATGGTGATGGCGCTGCCGCAATGCGTTATACAGAATCAAGAATGTCTAAGATTGCGATGGAAATGGTAAGAGATATCAACAAGGATACTGTTGATTTTGTCCCTAACTATGATGGTGAAGAAAAGGAACCTAATGTGCTTCCTTCTCGTATTCCAAATTTATTGATTAATGGGTCTACTGGTATTGCGGTAGGTATGGCAACAAATATTCCTTCACATAACTTAGGTGAAGTGGTTGATGCAATTCTTGCTGTTTCTAAGAACCCTGATATTACAATTACAGAGTTGATGGATAATTATATCCCTGGTCCTGATTTCCCTACAGGCGCTTATATTTTAGGCCGTGGGGCTATTAAGAAAGCTTATGAGACAGGGAATGGTCTTATTGTCATGAGAGCAAAGACTGATATTGAAGATATCGGTAGTAATAAGAAAGCAATTATCGTAACTGAGTTACCATATATGGTCAATAAGGCACGTTTAATTGAAAAGATTGCAGCTCATGTCAAAGAAAAGAATATCGATGGTATTACAGAATTAAGAGATGAATCTGACCGTGAAGGTATTCGTATTGTGATTGAGTTAAGAAGAGATGTACAGCCAGAAGTTATTTTAAATCAGTTATACAAGTTAACTGCATTACAGACTACTTTTGGTGTCAACAATATTGCCTTAGTGAATGGTGAACCTAAGACATTGTCTTTAAAAGAAATGATTAATGTTTACTTAGAACATCAGGAAGATGTGATTCGTAGAAGAACATTATTTGATTTAAAGAAGGCAGAAGATCGTGCTCATATCTTAGATGGTTTAAAGCGTGCTATTGATCAGATTGATGCGATTATTAATTTAATTAGAAGTTCTCGTACAACAGAAATCATTCAGCAGAGATTAATGGATGAATTTGATATGTCTGAAAGACAGGCAAAGGCTATCCGTGAAATGCAGTTACAAAGACTAGCTGGATTGGAAAGAGAAAAGATTGAGAATGAATTAAATACATTATTAGAAACAATTGCAGATTTAAAAGATATTCTTGCGAATAAAGAAAGAATTATTGCGATTATTGATCAGGAACTTCTTGAAATCAAAGCGAAGTATGGTGATAAGAGAAGAACTGAAATCATTCAGGGTTCATTTGATATTGAAGATGAAGATTTAATTCCTGAAGAAGATGTCGTTATTTCTTTAACGAATAATGGTTATGTAAAACGTATGCCTATTGATACTTATAAAGCTCAAAATAGAGGTGGTAAAGGTATCAAGGGTATGAGTACAAATAATGATGATGTTGTAGACTCATTAATGAATATGTCTACTCATGATGATTTATTGATTTTTACTAACTTTGGTAAGGTATACCGAATGAAGGGATATAATATTCCTGAATTTGGTAGACAGGCAAAGGGTCTTCCTATTATCAACTTATTGAATATGGATAAGGATGAACAGGTAAAGACTATGATCTCTATTACACCTTCTGAAGTAGATGAATCACATTTCTTATTCTTTGTGACTAAGGATGGTTTAGTAAAGAGAACTGGATTACCTGAATTTGAAAATATCAGACAGTCTGGTAAACTTGCACTCACATTACGTGAAGGTGATGAATTAGTTGATGTTAAGTTAACTAATGGTAAGAGTGAAATTCTTCTTGCAGCAGCTAATGGTAAGGCTATTCGTTTTGATGAAAATGATGTGAGACCAATGGGACGTTCTGCAAGTGGTGTTAAGGGTATGAATGTAGATGATAGTCATATTATTGGTGTGACTACAAATACCGAAGGACAAAATATCTTAATCATTACTGAAAAGGGTTATGGTAAGATGTCACCACTAGAAGAATATCGTTTATCTAAACGTGGTGGTAAAGGTGTTAAGACTGTTAATATTACTGAGAAGAATGGTGAATTAGTCAGCATTAAAGCCGTAGAAGGCAATGAAGACTTAATGATCATTACGAATGAAGGTATTATTATCAGATTACCAATGGAACAGGTAAAGAGTGCTGGAAGAGCTACACAGGGTGTAAGACTTATTAAAGTAGGTGAAGGTGCTTCTGTTTCAAGTATTACAGTAGTAGATAAAGAATCGGAAGAAGAAACAACTGAAGAATAG
- a CDS encoding AEC family transporter, which translates to MLDLQVEIFILVGIGYLISKLGLFNKQTRKQVTDLVLNIVLPVATAKSFLIKLTPSIMKTTLVVFLVSIGIQGLYFIINKTAYNNQDETKKINLQYATMVSNAGFMGMPFAQGLYGDMGLLYACIYLIPQRIFMWSYGLSHYTKADFKTMVKKVALHPCLIGIYFGIVFMIMYSLGYTLPSFVTTTMSSIGGCNTALSMIVIGSILSDVEPREILDKECIYYSFIRLIMIPVITYLCLRWTSLDHIGIGVSVVLAAMPAPSTCAMLANKYDKNPEFASKLIFVSTAFSLVTLPFISFIITL; encoded by the coding sequence ATGTTAGATTTACAGGTAGAAATATTTATTTTAGTAGGAATAGGCTATCTTATTTCTAAACTAGGATTATTTAATAAACAGACACGTAAACAGGTCACTGATTTAGTATTAAATATTGTATTACCTGTGGCTACTGCCAAGAGTTTCTTAATTAAACTCACACCAAGTATTATGAAGACAACTCTTGTGGTCTTTTTAGTATCTATTGGTATACAGGGTCTTTATTTTATTATTAATAAGACAGCTTATAATAATCAGGACGAGACAAAGAAGATCAACTTACAGTATGCAACTATGGTATCTAATGCAGGTTTTATGGGTATGCCATTTGCGCAGGGGTTATATGGTGATATGGGATTACTTTATGCCTGTATTTATTTAATTCCACAAAGAATATTTATGTGGAGTTATGGTTTGTCCCATTATACAAAAGCTGATTTTAAGACGATGGTGAAGAAAGTTGCTTTACATCCATGTCTTATTGGGATTTATTTTGGTATAGTATTTATGATCATGTATTCATTAGGGTATACGCTACCTTCTTTTGTGACAACAACTATGAGTTCTATAGGAGGATGTAATACCGCATTAAGTATGATTGTGATAGGAAGTATATTAAGTGATGTAGAACCTAGAGAGATATTGGATAAGGAATGTATTTATTATTCTTTTATTCGTTTGATTATGATTCCAGTGATTACTTATCTATGTTTAAGATGGACATCACTTGATCATATTGGTATTGGTGTCTCTGTTGTATTGGCTGCGATGCCTGCACCAAGTACATGTGCAATGCTGGCAAATAAGTATGATAAGAACCCAGAATTCGCTTCTAAGCTTATTTTTGTATCTACTGCATTTTCTTTAGTCACATTGCCGTTTATTTCTTTCATCATAACTTTATAA
- the dnaN gene encoding DNA polymerase III subunit beta, giving the protein MDFNINRLVLLDALTKVSRAVSLKSPLPILTGIKFDLLEDGLVLTASDSDISIQTTINEGIIINQTGSVVLSSKYILEIIRKIDGDTVHIQVVDGTLTRITSESSLFDLNGSKSFDFPRIDLNKNGKHFSMKSYEFKKIIEKTLFATSEQETRPVLTGVNFKVDQHKLVCIATDSYRLAQVSQPIDDDIQFNIVIPKKSLNQIIHIIEKDEMIDLYVSDRKVLFVIGQYLVLTRLIDGTYPNTSRLVEDQGSYTMSINSSALLGAISRASLLSDEQSNIVKLTMSPDENILSSYSQEIGSVEENLTKAFYKGEPMTISFSAKYLADAIRSIGTETIQLRFTEKMRPFQITGLDESDNIQVVLPVRTY; this is encoded by the coding sequence ATGGATTTTAATATTAATAGACTTGTCTTATTAGATGCACTTACTAAGGTTTCTAGAGCTGTTTCTTTAAAGAGTCCTTTACCTATCTTAACAGGTATTAAATTTGACTTATTAGAAGATGGTTTAGTATTGACTGCATCTGATAGTGATATCAGTATTCAGACTACAATTAATGAAGGTATTATTATTAACCAGACTGGATCAGTAGTTTTATCTTCTAAGTATATCTTAGAAATTATTCGTAAGATTGATGGGGATACAGTTCATATTCAGGTTGTAGATGGTACTTTAACTCGAATTACTTCTGAAAGTTCTTTATTTGATTTAAATGGTTCTAAGTCTTTTGACTTCCCACGTATTGATTTAAATAAGAATGGTAAGCACTTCTCTATGAAGTCTTATGAATTCAAGAAGATTATTGAAAAGACTTTATTTGCGACGAGTGAACAAGAAACAAGACCAGTACTTACTGGTGTGAATTTCAAAGTAGACCAGCATAAGCTTGTATGTATTGCGACTGACAGTTATCGTTTAGCTCAAGTTAGTCAGCCAATTGATGATGATATTCAGTTTAACATCGTTATTCCTAAGAAGTCTTTAAATCAGATTATTCACATTATTGAAAAAGATGAAATGATTGATCTTTATGTATCTGATCGTAAAGTATTATTTGTGATTGGTCAGTATCTTGTATTAACTCGTTTAATTGATGGTACTTATCCTAATACATCACGTTTAGTAGAAGATCAGGGGTCTTATACTATGTCTATCAATAGTTCCGCATTACTTGGTGCAATCAGCCGTGCTTCTTTACTTTCTGATGAACAGAGTAATATTGTAAAATTAACGATGTCTCCTGATGAAAACATTCTTTCTTCTTATTCACAGGAAATCGGTTCAGTAGAAGAAAACTTAACAAAAGCTTTCTATAAGGGTGAACCAATGACTATCTCATTTAGTGCAAAGTATTTAGCTGATGCGATTCGTTCTATTGGAACTGAAACAATTCAGTTACGCTTTACTGAAAAGATGAGACCATTCCAGATCACAGGATTAGATGAGAGTGATAACATCCAAGTTGTTCTTCCAGTGAGAACTTACTAG
- a CDS encoding RNA-binding S4 domain-containing protein — protein MKEVLIHTEYITLGQAMKLCGEAQSGIEAKIMIQEGHVLVNGEVDRRRGKKLRDGDVFEVDRRQYVIHGNQNA, from the coding sequence ATGAAAGAAGTCTTAATACATACTGAATATATTACTTTAGGTCAGGCTATGAAGTTATGTGGTGAAGCACAGAGTGGCATTGAAGCAAAGATTATGATTCAGGAAGGTCATGTTCTTGTAAATGGAGAAGTAGACCGTAGACGTGGTAAGAAATTAAGAGATGGTGACGTTTTTGAAGTAGATCGTCGCCAGTATGTAATCCATGGAAATCAAAACGCTTAA
- the dnaA gene encoding chromosomal replication initiator protein DnaA yields the protein MDNLKQFWTETLNRYGENSDDKIVFDSIFTQTEAKELQNNELIITIESVFNKTFIEDASEQLEDFFYEVSGIKATIKVMTTQEYENMNKAKAPVVEVKEEIDDFDDHLSAELTFDNFVVGNCNRIAQNAALAVALKPGTYNPLFLHSNSGLGKTHLLNAIGNYVKKKFPGKRILYTNAEAFVNDYVEAIGNNTIATFNRRYRSVDVLLIDDIQFIANKEGSMEMFFNIFNTLQHSGKQIVITSDKPPVELKGMENRLVSRFRQGLTVTIDNPEFETAKAILKKKIESRMIDYPIDEEVLDFIASHFNKDVRDLEGAVTTLLFYKVVCGQNLDHISLDFALEAFDNPDNTTTVTKKEATPDTIKETVASYYNLSVTQLTSKSRTNNIITARHIAMYLVRELVPDISYIQIGQEFGGRDHSTIMKACSKVKKKMKQDPNYKTAINDLMERLS from the coding sequence ATGGACAACTTGAAGCAGTTCTGGACAGAAACCCTCAATCGCTATGGAGAAAACAGTGACGATAAGATCGTATTCGACTCAATATTCACCCAGACAGAGGCTAAAGAACTGCAAAACAATGAATTAATCATTACTATAGAATCGGTTTTTAATAAGACCTTTATAGAGGATGCAAGTGAACAACTTGAAGATTTCTTCTATGAAGTATCTGGTATTAAAGCCACTATAAAGGTTATGACTACCCAGGAATATGAGAATATGAATAAGGCAAAAGCCCCAGTAGTGGAAGTGAAAGAAGAAATAGATGATTTTGATGATCATTTAAGTGCTGAACTCACTTTTGATAACTTCGTTGTGGGTAATTGTAATAGAATTGCTCAAAACGCCGCTTTGGCAGTCGCCTTAAAACCTGGTACATATAATCCTTTATTCCTTCATAGTAATTCCGGACTTGGAAAGACACATTTGTTGAATGCGATTGGAAACTATGTGAAAAAGAAATTTCCAGGTAAACGTATTCTTTATACAAATGCCGAAGCATTTGTAAATGATTACGTAGAAGCAATTGGTAATAATACGATTGCGACATTTAATCGTCGTTATCGTAGTGTTGATGTATTATTGATTGATGATATTCAGTTTATTGCGAATAAAGAAGGAAGTATGGAGATGTTCTTCAATATCTTCAATACGCTCCAACATTCAGGAAAACAGATTGTTATTACAAGTGATAAACCTCCTGTTGAGTTAAAAGGAATGGAAAACCGCCTTGTTTCTCGTTTTAGACAGGGTTTAACAGTGACTATTGATAATCCTGAATTTGAAACAGCCAAGGCAATCTTAAAGAAAAAGATTGAATCACGTATGATTGATTATCCTATTGATGAAGAAGTACTAGACTTTATTGCATCTCATTTCAATAAGGATGTTAGAGACTTAGAAGGTGCTGTGACAACACTTCTATTCTATAAAGTAGTATGTGGACAAAATCTTGATCATATCAGCTTGGATTTCGCATTAGAAGCATTTGATAATCCAGATAACACAACAACTGTGACTAAAAAAGAAGCGACTCCTGATACCATTAAGGAAACAGTTGCCTCTTACTACAATCTATCCGTCACACAATTAACAAGTAAATCACGTACAAACAATATTATTACAGCAAGACATATTGCGATGTATCTTGTCAGAGAGCTCGTTCCTGATATTTCTTATATCCAGATTGGACAGGAATTTGGGGGAAGAGATCATTCTACAATCATGAAAGCTTGTTCTAAAGTTAAGAAGAAGATGAAACAGGATCCTAACTATAAAACAGCGATCAATGATTTAATGGAACGCTTAAGTTAA
- the gyrB gene encoding DNA topoisomerase (ATP-hydrolyzing) subunit B, which produces MEQKVEHYDESDIQVLEGLEAVRKRPGMYIGTTSARGLHHLVWEIVDNSIDEALAGFCNKIRVVLLPGDVVKVIDNGRGMPTGMNVKTGKNTIETIFTVLHAGGKFGGGGYKVSGGLHGVGASVVNALSEWLEVYVHREGHIYYQRFENGGTPVGSLKVVGDCEQEETGTTVVFKADPEIFTETTVYDYGVLSQRLRELAFLNKGLKLVLEDERLDPAKVDEYHYEGGLREYVAFLNKNKTPLHDHIIDCEDTMNDISVEIAMQYNDGYQPNIYSFCNNINTHEGGTHEEGFRLALTRVINNYAKSHNFLKDKDESLSGDDCREGLTAIVSVKHPDPQYEGQTKTKLGNAEVRKIVSTILANALDKFLLENPDTAKIIMDKVTLASKARMAAKRAREMTRRKTALDVSNLPGKLADCSSKDPSECEIFIVEGDSAGGSAKSGRDRKIQAILPLRGKILNVEKARLERILGNAEIRSMITAFGTGIGDEFDINKLRYHKIVIMTDADVDGGHIRILMLTFLYRYLKPLIENGYVYAAQPPLYLLRHGKDDHYLYSDYELDKLKEELGPNAKYTIQRYKGLGEMNPEQLWETTMNPENRVLNRIQLDDAMQADQLFDMLMGERVEPRRDFIRENAKYVENLDI; this is translated from the coding sequence ATGGAACAAAAAGTAGAACATTATGATGAATCCGATATTCAAGTCTTAGAAGGTCTAGAAGCCGTTAGAAAGAGACCTGGTATGTATATCGGGACAACGTCTGCAAGAGGTTTACATCATCTTGTATGGGAAATAGTGGATAACTCTATCGATGAAGCACTCGCAGGCTTCTGTAATAAGATCAGAGTTGTATTATTACCAGGTGATGTTGTAAAGGTCATTGATAATGGTCGTGGTATGCCTACTGGTATGAATGTGAAGACAGGTAAGAATACAATTGAAACTATTTTTACTGTATTACATGCCGGTGGTAAATTCGGAGGAGGAGGCTATAAGGTCTCTGGTGGTCTACATGGTGTAGGTGCCTCTGTTGTAAATGCCTTGAGTGAATGGCTAGAAGTTTATGTTCACCGTGAAGGACATATTTACTATCAACGTTTTGAAAATGGTGGAACACCTGTTGGTTCTTTAAAGGTTGTAGGAGATTGTGAACAGGAAGAAACAGGAACAACTGTTGTATTTAAGGCTGATCCTGAAATCTTTACTGAAACAACAGTTTATGATTATGGTGTATTAAGTCAGAGATTAAGAGAACTTGCTTTCTTAAATAAAGGCTTAAAGCTTGTATTAGAGGATGAAAGATTAGATCCTGCAAAAGTAGATGAGTATCATTATGAAGGTGGTTTAAGAGAGTATGTGGCTTTCTTAAATAAGAATAAGACACCATTACATGATCATATTATTGATTGTGAAGATACAATGAATGATATTTCCGTGGAAATAGCTATGCAGTACAATGATGGTTATCAGCCAAATATTTATTCATTCTGTAATAATATCAATACACACGAAGGTGGAACACATGAAGAAGGGTTCCGTTTAGCTTTAACACGTGTTATTAATAACTATGCAAAGAGTCATAACTTCTTAAAGGATAAAGATGAGTCTTTAAGTGGTGATGACTGTCGTGAAGGTTTAACTGCGATTGTATCAGTTAAGCACCCTGATCCTCAGTATGAAGGACAGACAAAGACTAAATTAGGTAATGCAGAAGTAAGAAAGATTGTATCTACTATTCTTGCGAATGCATTAGATAAATTCTTATTAGAAAATCCTGATACTGCAAAGATTATCATGGATAAAGTCACATTGGCTTCTAAGGCGAGAATGGCAGCGAAGCGTGCAAGAGAAATGACTCGAAGAAAGACAGCACTAGACGTCTCTAATCTTCCTGGTAAGCTTGCAGACTGTTCTTCTAAGGATCCAAGTGAATGTGAAATCTTCATCGTCGAAGGGGACTCTGCCGGAGGTAGTGCGAAATCTGGTAGAGATAGAAAGATTCAGGCTATTCTTCCTTTAAGAGGTAAGATCTTGAATGTTGAAAAAGCGCGTTTAGAAAGAATTCTTGGTAATGCGGAAATTAGATCTATGATTACCGCATTTGGTACTGGTATTGGTGATGAGTTTGATATCAATAAACTACGTTATCATAAGATTGTCATCATGACCGATGCCGATGTCGATGGTGGTCATATTAGAATCTTAATGCTTACTTTCTTATATCGTTATTTAAAACCTTTAATTGAGAATGGTTATGTTTATGCCGCTCAGCCACCTCTTTATTTATTAAGACATGGTAAGGATGATCATTATTTATATAGTGATTATGAGTTAGATAAACTAAAAGAAGAACTTGGTCCTAATGCGAAATATACAATTCAGCGTTATAAAGGGCTAGGTGAAATGAATCCAGAACAGCTATGGGAAACCACTATGAATCCTGAAAATCGTGTATTAAATAGAATTCAGTTAGATGATGCAATGCAGGCTGATCAGCTATTTGATATGTTGATGGGTGAACGTGTTGAACCTAGAAGAGATTTCATTAGAGAAAATGCGAAGTATGTAGAAAATCTTGATATTTAA